In the genome of Pseudomonas sp. B33.4, the window CCAGGGCGAACATCACGTCGTAGGCGGTGGTGCGGCCGCTCTGTACGTCGGCCATTTTTTCCAGCACGCGCTGGCAGTTGCCGGCGTAATACTTCCAGCTGTTTTCCGGGTGTTCTTGCACGGCGGCGAATGTCGGGGTCATTGCAGCGGCGAGTGTGATTGCGCAGAGCAGGCGCAAACAATGGGTACTGACTGGCATAGGTAGTCCGTTACAGAGATGGGCAGTGGCGCGACGCTACTATTTTGCTATCTTGCCGTCCACTGCCAGTAACGAGGTCGCCAGCGCCTCGATGGAGGCAATTTTCAGAGGGAGAAACACCTTGATGGCCGTGTTGTACTTTTTCGTCTGGGCTGCCGTTTGGGCTTGGGTCGTGCAGACCCGTGGTGCCTGGAACCTGATCCTTGCCAACCTGGCGGGTGCCGCCAGCGGCTTCATCGTCGCAATGATTTTTTCGGTGGTCTGTTCAGGCCTTTTCCCGGCGCACGTGCCTCCCTCACCCGAGAATCTGGCCAGTAGCGTGCTGCAAGTGATGACAACGTTCGGCGTGCTGGCGGGCGTTTGGATGTGGCTGGTCAGACGCCCTCAGCCGGAACATCTGTTGGCCCGTCGACTTTTCGCTGGCATCTGCGGGCTGGCTGCGGGTGTGACGACGCTGGCGTTTTTCGCACTCAATTTTCACTGAGCGCCGCTATCGCCACTGGCATTACGTGCTTGTTTTGTTATCTTGCCGCCCATCGTCGGCGTTCACCTTGGGCGTGCGTTGATTTCAGGGTTTTGAAGGTTTAAGGAAAGGATCAAATGGAGTTTCTGCGTTTTCTGGCGATTGTCGCGGTTTGGGGGTTCATGTGGCGCTGGGTGGTGCAGAACCGTGGCAGCTGGAATATTTTCTACGGCAACATCGTTGGCGCAGCGGGCGGCTTCATTGTGGCGATGGTGGTGCTATCGATCACGTTGTCGTTGTTTCCGTCGTCGCATGACTACGAGCCGGCGCGGGCCGAAAACACGCCAGTCACCGAGCCGACCTCTCTATTGCCTGAGGCCGAGGCAGTCACACCCGCTGCCGATCTGAAGGATGCGCCGGTTTTTGCTGCCATCGAGCCGGACGACAAGCCCTCTCCCGCCGACTCCGCGCTGTTGCCGAACTACGCCAGCCGGGCGCCGAAATCTATCGGGTTACAGACCGTGCTGGATCAAAGCGACTATGACGGTCGCATGGCTCTGGCAGCGCTGAACAAGAAATTGCGCGGCGACGCCCAGGCCGACAAGTCGATGATCGCGTATGTCATGTGCAGCCCGTTTGTGACCAGTACGTTGCGTTTTCCCGCGTCGGCGCGTTTTGCTGACAGCAAGGCGCTGGTCAGCCACCGCTTCAAGGATCAGGTCTACACCTTCAACAACACCGTCACCGCGCGCAACATGAACGGTGACGATGTCACCTACCGCTTCGATTGCTCCGTGCAAGAGCAGCCGCGAGTTGACGCGACACCTGCGCAATGGCGCCTGTTGAGTCTGAAACTGCAAAAAGCCGACTCTTAAGGCTGATTTAAGGGTTCAAGGCGCCGGCTGCGCTATCATCGCCGGCCTGTGCGCCTTGAGCTTTGCCCTCCGATGTCTCCGACACCCGCTGACCTGATCCCACTGCCTCCTGTCCTTGCCGGCCCGCTGCTGCGACGGCTGGAGCCGACGCGCGTGGTCATGTGGCTGGTCGGCACGCGGCCACTGGCGCTGACCTTGCGCCTGCAAGGTGTAGGAGACATTCCTCTCGACGCCGGGAAATGCACGGTCATTCCCGTAGGTCGTCAGGCGTTTGTTCATCTCATCGATGTTGCTCTCGACAGCGCCCTGCCCTGCGATACGCGGATCGACTATGACCTGCTGATCGATAGCACATCCGGCATCGCCGACTGGGCGGCGCATTTGCTGTACGGCGATGCAACCAGCCCGAGCTTCGTCCTGCGCGCGCGGATCGATCAACTGCTGCACGGTTCTTGCCGCAAGCCGCATCACCCGGCGACGGATGGCTTGCTTTGCGTCGACCAATTGCTGGCGACGGAAACCGATCCGCAACAACGCCCCGCCCTGTTGATGATGAGCGGTGATCAGGTCTACGCCGACGATGTGGCTGGCCCGATGCTGCGGGCGATTCATGCATTGATCGAACGCCTCGGCCTGTTCGACGAACACCTCGAAGGTGCCGTGGTCAGCGACAGCGCGAAGCTCTATGAACACCCGGCCAGTTATTACCACCGTGCGGATTTGTTACCCGCGCTGGAAAGCAACGAGACATTGCGCGAGCGATTTTTCGGCGGAGCACGTAAGCCGATTTTCACCAGCAGCAGTGCTGACAATCACCTGGTGACGTTCGCTGAAGTCATGGCGATGTATCTGCTGGTGTGGTCGCCGACGGCCTGGTCACTGATCGATCCGCAAGCACCCGAACTGACGCCCGAACGCCTCAAGCGCTACACCCTCGAACAGACTCGCATCGATGCCTTCAAGGCCGGATTGGGCAAAGTCGCCCGCGCGCTGGCGCATCTGCCGAGCCTGATGATTTTCGACGATCACGACATCACCGACGACTGGAACCTGTCCGCGCAATGGGAGGAAACGGCCTACGGCCATCCGTTCTCCAAACGCATCATCGGCAATGCGCTGATCGCCTATATGTTGTGTCAGGGCTGGGGCAACAATCCCGATGCCTTCAAGGATGTCTTGGAGAAAACCCTGGGGCTGAGCGCCAGCGGTGATGACCAGTATCTCGACAGCCCGGTGCAGGATGCTCTGATCGATGATTTGCTGCGCTTTCAACAATGGCATTTCGTCCTGCCGAGCAGCCCTGCGCTGGTGGTTATCGACACGCGCACCCGACGCTGGCGCAGTGAGATGGCACTCAAGCAACCCTCGGGCCTGCTCGATTGGGAGGCGCTGAGCGAACTGCAACAGGAGCTGCTTGATCATCCGTCAGCGATCATCGTTTCTCCGGCGCCGATCTTCGGCGTGAAGCTGATTGAAACGGTGCAGAAGGTCTTCAGTTGGTGCGGTTATCCGCTGCTGGTCGACGCGGAAAACTGGATGGCCCATCGCGGTGCGGCGCAGGTGATCCTGAATATTTTCCGCCACTCGCGCACACCGGGTAACTACGTGGTTCTGTCGGGCGACGTGCATTATTCCTTCGTATACGAAGTGCTTATCCGCCACCGCAAGGCCGGGCCGCGGATCTGGCAGATCACCAGCAGCGGGATCAAGAACGAGTTTCCAAAAAGCCTGCTGGAATGGTTCGACCGCCTCAACCGCTGGCTCTACTCGCCACGCTCACCGCTGAACTGGTTCACCAAACGCCGACGCATGCGCATCGTGCCGTATACGCCTGAGCATGCTGAGGCGGGCGAACGGTTGTGGAATTCGGCGGGGATCGGTCAGGTGTTTTTCAATGCGCAGGGGCAGCCGCGAGAGATCATTCAGCACAATTCGAATGGCAAGGCGAAGACACGGATGCTGGCGCCGGATCTGGCGGATTATCCGGACTAAGGCCTACACCGAAAATGTGGGAGCGAGCCTGCTCGCGAAAGCAGTCGATCCAGCAGAGATGTCGACCGATAGTCCGCCTTCGCGAGCAGGCTCGCTCCCACAGTGCTACTTGCCAGCGATCAATGCGCAATCAGCGCTCGCCCCACACCTCTGACAATCATCTCCACCTCACGCTCATCAATCGTCAACGGTGGCAGCAGCCGTATCGTCTTGCCCCGCGTGACGTTGATCAACAGTCCATGATCCCGCGCGGCGATCAGGGTCAGATCCCGCACCGGTTGTTTCAGCTCGATACCGATCATCAAGCCCTGCCCGCGAATCGCCAGCACATTGGGATTGTCCGCCAGCTCTGCACGCAGACGAGTCAAAAGGCGTTCACCCTGAACCCGGGCGTTTTCCAGCAGGCCCTGTTCTTCGATGATATCCAGCACCGTGCAAGCGACCCGGCAGGCCAGCGGATTGCCGCCGAAAGTGCTGCCGTGGCTGCCGGGTGTGAACAGGTCCGCAGCCTTGCCTCGGGCCAGGCACGCGCCGATCGGTACGCCATTGCCCAGTCCTTTTGCCAGGGTCATGACATCCGGGACGATGCCTTCATGTTGAAACGCGAACCAACGCCCGGTGCGGCCAATGCCGGTCTGGATTTCATCGAGCATCAATAACCACGCATGGCGATTGCACAGTTCACGCAGGGCTTTCAGGTAACCCGGCGGCGCGAGCTGCACACCGCTTTCGCCCTGGATTGGCTCGACCAGAATCGCGACGATGCGCTCGCCGTGCTTTTGCTGCACCTGCTCCAGCGCAGCGAGATCGCCGAACGGCACTTTGAGGAAATCCCCCGGCAATTCGTTGAAACCCAGGCGTACTGCCGGGCCATCGCTGGCTGACAAGGTACCAAGTGTGCGGCCGTGGAACGCGTTGGCCATGACCACCACCAGCGGCTGTTCGATGCCCTTGCGCCAGCCGTACAGACGCGCCAGTTTCAGCGCCGTTTCATTGGCCTCGGCACCGGAATTATTGAAGAACGCCCGCTCCATCCCCGACAGCTCGGTCAGCCGCTTGGCCAGTTGTTGCTGCCAGTCGATGCTGTACAGATTCGACGTGTGCAGCAGCAATCCCGCCTGATCGCTGATCGCCGAAACGATCCGCGGGTGTGAGTGGCCGACATTGGTCACCGCGACACCGGCCACCGCATCCAGATACTCGCGACCGGCCTGATCCCACAGGCGAGTGCCCAGGCCCTTCGTGAAACTCAGGGCCAGCGGTTGGTAGGTGTTCATCAGGGCGGCGGTCATGATTTCAAACTCCAGTGCAGGTCGGTGTGCTGGCAGTATGGTTAGCCACCGAAACTGGATAAACTCGGCAAAACTTCATTCATTTAAAAGCCGAGCTTGATAATGGACCTGTTCCAATCGATGAGCGTGTACGTCAAAGTCGTCGAAACCGGGAGCATGACGGCGGCCGCGCTGCAGTGTGATATGTCGACGACCATGGTTGGCAATCACCTGCGCGCGCTGGAAAAACGGCTGGGCGTGCAACTGCTGCAACGCACCACTCGACGTCAACGGCTCACCGAATTCGGCAGCGTTTACTATCAGCGTTGTCTGGAAGTGTTGGGATTGGTCGCCGATTCCGAACGCCTCGCCGAGCAGACCCTCGATCAACCCAGGGGCATGCTGCGCCTCACCGCGCCGCTGACGTTCGGCGTCGAACGGCTGGCCCCGGCGCTCAGTGAGTTTTCCCTGCTGTACCCGCAGGTCAAACTCGATGTGGTGCTGACCAACAGCCGTCCCGATCTACTGGAAAGCGGCCTGGATGTGGCGTTTCGGCTGGGCAATTTCGATCAGTCCAACCTGATCGCCCGGCCCTTGATCGACTACACCCTGACCGCGTGCGCCTCGCCGCAATACGTCGCGCGGCGCGGCATGCCGAAAACGCCGGAAGACTTGCAGCATCACGATTGCCTGTCGTTTGCCTATCCCGCCGGGGACGACTGGCAATCGGTGGAAAAGCGTTGGCGCCTCAGCGGCCCCGACGGGGAAATCATGGTCGACGTCAGCGGGCCTATGCTGATCAACAGCTCCGCCGGGCTGCATCAGGCTGCCCGCACCGGCATGGGCATCGTGATGCTGCCGGATGCGCTGGTGGAACAAGACCTGCGCGAAGGCCGACTGGTGAAAGTGATCGCCGATTTCCAGCCACCCAGCCGACCGATGCATCTGCTCTACGCGCCGGATCGCTATCGCTTGCCGAAACTGCGTCGTTTCGTAGAGTTTGTCATGCAGCGGTGGGGGAAATCCTGACGTCGCCTGCACCGGCCACCCATGAAGAATCGCTGACAAGGACCCGAAAAGCAGATGAACAACACATTCAACGTACGCGATTTATTGCCCGCCGAAACGCAATCGGTGAGGCAGTTTCTCGGGCAGCATGGCTGGGGCCATCGCACCGGCTCAGCTGAACACTTCGCCCAGTTGATCGACAACTCTCAGCGCACCGCCGTCGCCGTCCAGGGTGAGCAGATCATCGGCTTCGCTCGCGGGATCACCGATGGTTTGTCCAATGGTTACCTGTCGATGGTGGTAGTCGACGACCAGCATCGGCGTGAGGGGATTGGCCGCGCACTGGTCGAGCACATCATGGGCGACAACCCCGAAATCACCTGGGTGCTGCGCGCCGGACGCGAGGGCGCAGAGGCTTTTTTTGCCAGCCTGGGTTTTGAGACCTCGGTGATTGCCATGGAACGGCCGCGCCTGAAATAGTTCACGCCGGGAAAAAACTCGACCGGCAGACCGTTGCTCCGTGACAACGCCGTCGCGCTCCCCTAAATTAGTCGGCCTGAAAAAGCCCTCGGTTTTCTCATCTCCACTCCAGTTAAAAAGTAGTGAAATTTCAATGTCCGATTTCAACACCGCTGAATCCGTAGTCACCGAATCGTCCAAAGCGGAATACGAAAACTCCATCAATCTTTCACAACACCTGCCACAAGCCAAAATCATCAGCGAAATGGTCCTGGACGCGTTCCAGTCGACCCGCGAAAGCGACCAGATCCGCGAGCTGCGCGCGGCGATCCGTCAGGCTCACGACAGCTTCGATGATGACAAGGCCTACGAGCTGATGGGCGAACTCAAGGCACTGAAAGACGCCGAAGCCGCCGACCTCGCCGCCCTTGAAGACCTCAGCAGCAAGTTCTCGATCGGCCGCATCCTGTCCAGTTTCAAGGACGATCCGGCGTTCCAGGAAATCGTTTACGGCCTCGCGCTGAAAGTGCTGAACCAGACCCACCAGGCGATCAGCAATCCGAGCGGCGGCAAGAGCAAGGCTGCGAAGAAGAAAGAAGTCGAAATCTTCACCATCAGCAAGGACGGCATCAGCGTGACCCTGCCGCTGCGCACGCCACGCTCGCGCCTGAACGTTGACCGTGCAGCGCTGGAGTTCCTCGGTTTCACCTTCATTGGTGAAGGCGAGGAAGCGGAGCTGGAAAGCGAAGTCTTCGTCGACAACGCCGGCACCGAGCAGGCAGTAAACCGCAAGAACATCATCACCGCGCTGCAACAGCAGACTGCGTTTGATGGCTATAGCATCGCCGCGCAGTAATAGCGCAGCCGCTGTATGAAAAAGCCCCGCTCTGATATTCAGGCGGGGCTTTCTGTTGTCCGGCTTGGGATTTGTGAGAAGGCGAAAATCCTCGCCCCTCACCCCAGCCCTCTCCCGAGGGAGAGGGAGCCGATTTGTGTGATTTTCAAACCTGAGTTCGTCTCGATACTTCAGGTCGGCGTGCACCTTGAGAGCCCCTCGGTCAGTCCCCTCTCCCTCTGGGAGAGGGCTAGGGTGAGGGCAAGCCGTGAAGTCACCCTCAAGCCGAAGGATGCAACGCTACAATCATGTCCACCTCAATCGCTGCGTTCTTCGGCAACTGATACACACCAACCGTGGTGCGCGTGTGCCGGCCGGCATCGCCGAGCACATGACTGAACACGTCCGACGCACCGTTGGCCACTTCGCTCAGGTCAACGAAGTCCGGCGTCGACTTCACATAAACAGTGACC includes:
- a CDS encoding alkaline phosphatase D family protein, translated to MSPTPADLIPLPPVLAGPLLRRLEPTRVVMWLVGTRPLALTLRLQGVGDIPLDAGKCTVIPVGRQAFVHLIDVALDSALPCDTRIDYDLLIDSTSGIADWAAHLLYGDATSPSFVLRARIDQLLHGSCRKPHHPATDGLLCVDQLLATETDPQQRPALLMMSGDQVYADDVAGPMLRAIHALIERLGLFDEHLEGAVVSDSAKLYEHPASYYHRADLLPALESNETLRERFFGGARKPIFTSSSADNHLVTFAEVMAMYLLVWSPTAWSLIDPQAPELTPERLKRYTLEQTRIDAFKAGLGKVARALAHLPSLMIFDDHDITDDWNLSAQWEETAYGHPFSKRIIGNALIAYMLCQGWGNNPDAFKDVLEKTLGLSASGDDQYLDSPVQDALIDDLLRFQQWHFVLPSSPALVVIDTRTRRWRSEMALKQPSGLLDWEALSELQQELLDHPSAIIVSPAPIFGVKLIETVQKVFSWCGYPLLVDAENWMAHRGAAQVILNIFRHSRTPGNYVVLSGDVHYSFVYEVLIRHRKAGPRIWQITSSGIKNEFPKSLLEWFDRLNRWLYSPRSPLNWFTKRRRMRIVPYTPEHAEAGERLWNSAGIGQVFFNAQGQPREIIQHNSNGKAKTRMLAPDLADYPD
- a CDS encoding aspartate aminotransferase family protein, coding for MTAALMNTYQPLALSFTKGLGTRLWDQAGREYLDAVAGVAVTNVGHSHPRIVSAISDQAGLLLHTSNLYSIDWQQQLAKRLTELSGMERAFFNNSGAEANETALKLARLYGWRKGIEQPLVVVMANAFHGRTLGTLSASDGPAVRLGFNELPGDFLKVPFGDLAALEQVQQKHGERIVAILVEPIQGESGVQLAPPGYLKALRELCNRHAWLLMLDEIQTGIGRTGRWFAFQHEGIVPDVMTLAKGLGNGVPIGACLARGKAADLFTPGSHGSTFGGNPLACRVACTVLDIIEEQGLLENARVQGERLLTRLRAELADNPNVLAIRGQGLMIGIELKQPVRDLTLIAARDHGLLINVTRGKTIRLLPPLTIDEREVEMIVRGVGRALIAH
- a CDS encoding LysR family transcriptional regulator — encoded protein: MDLFQSMSVYVKVVETGSMTAAALQCDMSTTMVGNHLRALEKRLGVQLLQRTTRRQRLTEFGSVYYQRCLEVLGLVADSERLAEQTLDQPRGMLRLTAPLTFGVERLAPALSEFSLLYPQVKLDVVLTNSRPDLLESGLDVAFRLGNFDQSNLIARPLIDYTLTACASPQYVARRGMPKTPEDLQHHDCLSFAYPAGDDWQSVEKRWRLSGPDGEIMVDVSGPMLINSSAGLHQAARTGMGIVMLPDALVEQDLREGRLVKVIADFQPPSRPMHLLYAPDRYRLPKLRRFVEFVMQRWGKS
- a CDS encoding GNAT family N-acetyltransferase: MNNTFNVRDLLPAETQSVRQFLGQHGWGHRTGSAEHFAQLIDNSQRTAVAVQGEQIIGFARGITDGLSNGYLSMVVVDDQHRREGIGRALVEHIMGDNPEITWVLRAGREGAEAFFASLGFETSVIAMERPRLK